One region of Populus trichocarpa isolate Nisqually-1 chromosome 4, P.trichocarpa_v4.1, whole genome shotgun sequence genomic DNA includes:
- the LOC7458551 gene encoding uncharacterized protein LOC7458551 isoform X3 — MEMAYNPKVTMDSSGGDGGLLLEETMEAQKLTVLDRIDGFQYTKEKSDSFVIDMESFSHGINKDINTNQRITRNLSRKGSPRGGGGGGEKKIHSNLSHLCDKEAIVASASPRGPSTPEKAAVVTVGTPDHSSSPQVHHQITITTGSINGTPEGRCIRRNSFKRASPSWVLDPKRVLFFFATLSSMGTMLLIYLTLSIGKLKTD, encoded by the exons ATGGAAATGGCGTATAATCCAAAGGTG ACTATGGATTCGTCTGGTGGAGATGGTGGATTGCTCTTAGAAGAAACCATGGAAGCACAAAAACTCACTGTTTTGGATCGTATAGATGGATTTCAATACACAAAGGAGAAATCAGATAGCTTTGTTATTGACATGGAAAGTTTCTCTCATGGCATCAATAAAGATATCAATACAAATCAAAGAATCACA AGGAACCTTTCAAGAAAAGGGTCACCACGGGGCGGTGGTGGCGGCGGCGAGAAGAAGATTCATTCTAATCTCTCTCATCTTTGTGATAAAGAGGCTATTGTTGCTTCAGCTTCGCCCAGAG GGCCTAGCACGCCTGAAAAGGCTGCGGTGGTAACGGTGGGGACCCCAGATCATTCCAGTAGCCCACAAGTTCATCATCAAATCACTATCACGACCGGCAGCATCAATGGCACCCCAGAAGGCAGATGCATTAGGAGAAACAGTTTCAAGCGCGCATCACCTTCCTGGGTCCTTGATCCCAAAAgggttcttttcttctttgccACACT GTCGAGTATGGGAACAATGTTGCTGATATACCTCACTCTTTCAATTGGGAAGCTCAAAACAGATTGA
- the LOC7458551 gene encoding uncharacterized protein LOC7458551 isoform X2 → MEMAYNPKVTMDSSGGDGGLLLEETMEAQKLTVLDRIDGFQYTKEKSDSFVIDMESFSHGINKDINTNQRITLQRNLSRKGSPRGGGGGGEKKIHSNLSHLCDKEAIVASASPRGPSTPEKAAVVTVGTPDHSSSPQVHHQITITTGSINGTPEGRCIRRNSFKRASPSWVLDPKRVLFFFATLSSMGTMLLIYLTLSIGKLKTD, encoded by the exons ATGGAAATGGCGTATAATCCAAAGGTG ACTATGGATTCGTCTGGTGGAGATGGTGGATTGCTCTTAGAAGAAACCATGGAAGCACAAAAACTCACTGTTTTGGATCGTATAGATGGATTTCAATACACAAAGGAGAAATCAGATAGCTTTGTTATTGACATGGAAAGTTTCTCTCATGGCATCAATAAAGATATCAATACAAATCAAAGAATCACA TTGCAGAGGAACCTTTCAAGAAAAGGGTCACCACGGGGCGGTGGTGGCGGCGGCGAGAAGAAGATTCATTCTAATCTCTCTCATCTTTGTGATAAAGAGGCTATTGTTGCTTCAGCTTCGCCCAGAG GGCCTAGCACGCCTGAAAAGGCTGCGGTGGTAACGGTGGGGACCCCAGATCATTCCAGTAGCCCACAAGTTCATCATCAAATCACTATCACGACCGGCAGCATCAATGGCACCCCAGAAGGCAGATGCATTAGGAGAAACAGTTTCAAGCGCGCATCACCTTCCTGGGTCCTTGATCCCAAAAgggttcttttcttctttgccACACT GTCGAGTATGGGAACAATGTTGCTGATATACCTCACTCTTTCAATTGGGAAGCTCAAAACAGATTGA
- the LOC7458551 gene encoding uncharacterized protein LOC7458551 isoform X4, translating into MDSSGGDGGLLLEETMEAQKLTVLDRIDGFQYTKEKSDSFVIDMESFSHGINKDINTNQRITLQRNLSRKGSPRGGGGGGEKKIHSNLSHLCDKEAIVASASPRGPSTPEKAAVVTVGTPDHSSSPQVHHQITITTGSINGTPEGRCIRRNSFKRASPSWVLDPKRVLFFFATLSSMGTMLLIYLTLSIGKLKTD; encoded by the exons ATGGATTCGTCTGGTGGAGATGGTGGATTGCTCTTAGAAGAAACCATGGAAGCACAAAAACTCACTGTTTTGGATCGTATAGATGGATTTCAATACACAAAGGAGAAATCAGATAGCTTTGTTATTGACATGGAAAGTTTCTCTCATGGCATCAATAAAGATATCAATACAAATCAAAGAATCACA TTGCAGAGGAACCTTTCAAGAAAAGGGTCACCACGGGGCGGTGGTGGCGGCGGCGAGAAGAAGATTCATTCTAATCTCTCTCATCTTTGTGATAAAGAGGCTATTGTTGCTTCAGCTTCGCCCAGAG GGCCTAGCACGCCTGAAAAGGCTGCGGTGGTAACGGTGGGGACCCCAGATCATTCCAGTAGCCCACAAGTTCATCATCAAATCACTATCACGACCGGCAGCATCAATGGCACCCCAGAAGGCAGATGCATTAGGAGAAACAGTTTCAAGCGCGCATCACCTTCCTGGGTCCTTGATCCCAAAAgggttcttttcttctttgccACACT GTCGAGTATGGGAACAATGTTGCTGATATACCTCACTCTTTCAATTGGGAAGCTCAAAACAGATTGA
- the LOC7458551 gene encoding uncharacterized protein LOC7458551 isoform X5 gives MDSSGGDGGLLLEETMEAQKLTVLDRIDGFQYTKEKSDSFVIDMESFSHGINKDINTNQRITRNLSRKGSPRGGGGGGEKKIHSNLSHLCDKEAIVASASPRGPSTPEKAAVVTVGTPDHSSSPQVHHQITITTGSINGTPEGRCIRRNSFKRASPSWVLDPKRVLFFFATLSSMGTMLLIYLTLSIGKLKTD, from the exons ATGGATTCGTCTGGTGGAGATGGTGGATTGCTCTTAGAAGAAACCATGGAAGCACAAAAACTCACTGTTTTGGATCGTATAGATGGATTTCAATACACAAAGGAGAAATCAGATAGCTTTGTTATTGACATGGAAAGTTTCTCTCATGGCATCAATAAAGATATCAATACAAATCAAAGAATCACA AGGAACCTTTCAAGAAAAGGGTCACCACGGGGCGGTGGTGGCGGCGGCGAGAAGAAGATTCATTCTAATCTCTCTCATCTTTGTGATAAAGAGGCTATTGTTGCTTCAGCTTCGCCCAGAG GGCCTAGCACGCCTGAAAAGGCTGCGGTGGTAACGGTGGGGACCCCAGATCATTCCAGTAGCCCACAAGTTCATCATCAAATCACTATCACGACCGGCAGCATCAATGGCACCCCAGAAGGCAGATGCATTAGGAGAAACAGTTTCAAGCGCGCATCACCTTCCTGGGTCCTTGATCCCAAAAgggttcttttcttctttgccACACT GTCGAGTATGGGAACAATGTTGCTGATATACCTCACTCTTTCAATTGGGAAGCTCAAAACAGATTGA
- the LOC7458551 gene encoding uncharacterized protein LOC7458551 isoform X1 gives MEMAYNPKTMDSSGGDGGLLLEETMEAQKLTVLDRIDGFQYTKEKSDSFVIDMESFSHGINKDINTNQRITLQRNLSRKGSPRGGGGGGEKKIHSNLSHLCDKEAIVASASPRGPSTPEKAAVVTVGTPDHSSSPQVHHQITITTGSINGTPEGRCIRRNSFKRASPSWVLDPKRVLFFFATLSSMGTMLLIYLTLSIGKLKTD, from the exons ATGGAAATGGCGTATAATCCAAAG ACTATGGATTCGTCTGGTGGAGATGGTGGATTGCTCTTAGAAGAAACCATGGAAGCACAAAAACTCACTGTTTTGGATCGTATAGATGGATTTCAATACACAAAGGAGAAATCAGATAGCTTTGTTATTGACATGGAAAGTTTCTCTCATGGCATCAATAAAGATATCAATACAAATCAAAGAATCACA TTGCAGAGGAACCTTTCAAGAAAAGGGTCACCACGGGGCGGTGGTGGCGGCGGCGAGAAGAAGATTCATTCTAATCTCTCTCATCTTTGTGATAAAGAGGCTATTGTTGCTTCAGCTTCGCCCAGAG GGCCTAGCACGCCTGAAAAGGCTGCGGTGGTAACGGTGGGGACCCCAGATCATTCCAGTAGCCCACAAGTTCATCATCAAATCACTATCACGACCGGCAGCATCAATGGCACCCCAGAAGGCAGATGCATTAGGAGAAACAGTTTCAAGCGCGCATCACCTTCCTGGGTCCTTGATCCCAAAAgggttcttttcttctttgccACACT GTCGAGTATGGGAACAATGTTGCTGATATACCTCACTCTTTCAATTGGGAAGCTCAAAACAGATTGA